The DNA segment AAACTCTTAGTATAATCCAAATATACCTTGTTCTTTTGTTTTATATAGTACTCTTAAGTTATGATCTTTATCGTAGAACACTTTAAATACATCATCACCTGATTTTAAAGCATTTAAAGCCTCTTCAATGTCAATTGGTTTGTATGAAGCCATTTTTACAGGAATAATCTCATTTTCGAATTTTTCAAGTTGTGCAGCAACTTCATCTTCGATTTCATTTGCTTCAACTTCACTAAGTTTAGTTGCTTTATGCCCTGTAATTTTATCGTGATGTCTTCTTAAAACTTTAGATACTCTATCAACAGCTATATCAATTGCAGAATATAGATCTTTATCTTTTTGTTTAACAACAACAGTGTCTAAATGCGCTATATTTAATGTAAATTCAAATGTGAAAGCTTTTCTACCATTTTTCTCTTCTTGTGAAATAATCGCACCTACAGATATAATATCTAAATTGTATTTTTTGAAAATTTCAATTGAACTATTAACATAATCTTTAATAGGTTCAGTTAATTCTATGTGTCTTCCTACAATACTTGTATTCATAACATACTCCTTTTACTTATATAATTAATTAATTTTATCATACAAATGTTTAATTAATAGTCATAGTATAAAAAAATACCTCAAATATGGGTAAAAAAGGCTTAGTAATACATTGCAATTAGTTGTGTTAAAATATTAAGTTTGTTTATTTCGACATCAAGTTCTCTCATTTTTTTTGTATTACTTAAAATCTCTACATCTTCAATTGCTTTATATCCTGCATTATACTCTTGACTAACGCTATCTAAAAGCTCTTCATAAAGTTTTATATCTTTTGAAGCAATATTTGTAGAGTTGTTATATTTCCTTATATTCTCAATAATTTTATTATATGCAACAGTCTCATCAATCTCTTTTTGCTCTTTTTGCTTTTGAGATAAAAGGTAATCTAATTGATATTTTTCAATCTCATTAATTGAAGAAAAACTTATAGGAATTGAAATCTTAACTCCATAGTTATAACTATTCTCTCCATCTGACTTAGTAAAATCATAACCATAGTTTGAAGTTAATGAAAGTTCAGGGAGATAATCACTTTTTTTGATTTTGTAGTTTAGTTTAGAGATATCTTCATTATATTTAGCTAATTTAATCTCTCTTGAATCTTTTAAATAGCTATCTAACTCTTTTAATTTCAAATTAGGAATATCAATTTTTTTATAATCAAGTTTGGTATATTGTGAAAGAGTAGAAAGATACTCTTGTTTTGTTCTTAATTGTTCAGCTAACTCCTCTTCCAAAGCATTTTTTTCCATTATTGTGTCATTTAGGTTTGTAACATCAGTTTGACCTGCTTTATACTCAGCTTTTATTATCTCTAAACTAATTGTTTTATTCTCAATAGAGAGCTTCTGTTTTTCTATATTCAGATCTGTAAGTTTTAGATTTACTACAGTAGTATAAATTGTATTTATATACTCTATAAAAGTTATATTCAAGTCCATCAAATCATATTGTTCTTGAATCTTTGCAACATCTATTGTATTTAAAATCCCTCCAAATTTGAATATTGGTTGTTCATAAGAGAGAGAAAATTCTTTTGTATCTTTTTCATCCTTATCTCGAACAATTGAACTATTTAGATTTATATTAGACAACCAACTCTTTTCATTAATCTTTTTATCCTCTTCTATTATCTTTTTCTTTGTATTATAAATACTCTTTTGTGTTGGAGATAAGATTTCAAGCTCTTCTGCTTGTATTAAAGAGCCAAAAGAGAAAAGAATTGTTATAAATAAAAGGTTTTTATTCATTTTTAAACTCCACTTTCAAAGTTTTTCCATACTCTTTAGAATCTATTAAAACTTCTGTTTTATAAGAAGATATATATGTAGTATCTGTTGTAATATCTATTTTATTTATTTTATAATCACTCTTTACATCATTAATATATATAAGCTTATTTTTTATGTTTTTATAATCTTCAGCATTAACATAAACAGTTAATTTTGATTTTGACATATCATAAACAGTAGCAACCTTTGTTCCAGCTGTTAAATAATCATATTTATTTACTAAAAACTCTTTTAAATATAGATTATTAATACTTATGGTTTTATCTTTAATACTATTTTTCAAATCTACAATTGATATTTTAAGAGTTGCAATAGAGTTTTTTAGGTCAATTATCTCCAATAGTTTATTATCTTTATCAACTTTACTCATTCCTCTTATTGTTATGTATTTTTCATAATTACTTTGCATAATCTCAAGCTTTTGATTATATAGTTTTAACTGCTCTTCATATAGTTTTAGAGTATCAACTTCTAAGCTTTTGTCAATTTTTATAATATCTTTTGTTAATATTTTCATCTCATCATTTTTATCCAAAGATACTATTTCCCCCGAAGTTTTAGCATATATTGTAAACTCATTTACAGGTTCAACTACACCTATATAACTCTTTGCATAGATAAAAATTGGTAAAAAAATCAGTAAATATTTCATATTAATCCTTTAGTTTAAAAAGTACTGCATATAGTGCAGGTAGATATATTAAGTTTAGAATTGTTCCCCATAAAAGACCAAATCCTAAAGATATTGCAAGGGGCTGTAAAACAACTCCTTGACCCGATGGATAAAAGATCAAAGTTGATAATCCTAAAAGTGTAGTTATAGAGGTAATTAAAATAGGTCTTATTCTTAATTTTGCCCTACTATAAAACTCCTCTTTTGTTTTTGTATTTTTTATAAAATCAAGCATAATAATACCATCATTGATAACAACTCCTGCAAGTCCCAACATACCAATTAATGAAGGCATCATAATATTTAAACCCATAACAAGGTGCCCTAATAAAGCACCTATAAGAGAAAAAGGTATTACTGAAATGATAATAAAAGAGATTCTAAAAGATGGGAAGTTAATTAGAAGTACTATAAATATCAAAAATATTGATATCATTACTGCAATACTTAACTCATCTTTTAATTGTTCATTTTGCTCAAATTCACCACCTAGTATTATCTCAACACCACTTTTTTCAATCTCATTTAATGCAGGTCTTATTTTGTCTAGAGCTTCGCTTGAAGTTAGTTTTTCTAACTCAACATTTGCATAAACTGTTTTTATAATTTTTGAATTCTCTTTTTCTAAAGTCTCAAAATCTTTTGTAATGGTAAAATCAACAACTTTACTTAACTCTACAAATCTACCGTCTTCAAGAGGTAATTGGAAGTTTTTAAATGAATCTAAATTATCTTTTGTTAAAAGCTGTGTTTTTACATCAACAAGACCATCAATACTAACAGCTTTAGTTTGATCTCTTTCCATAAAATAGCTATTTAAAGCATTTGCAATATAACTCTCTGTTAACCCTAAAGATTCCCCGTAATTATTGACTTTATATCTATACTCATACTTACCAAGCTCAGCATTATCAGAGATATCAACAACTCCATCAATTTTCGCTAACTCCTCTTTTAGTTTTTGTATTGATTCCTGAATCAAATTAGAATCTTTTGAAGAGATTTTAAACTCTAAATCGGTTCTTACAATACCAATTCTAGTGGTTGTAAGAGTTTTGTCCGTAACATCAAACTTTTTTAATAGAGGTTCAATTAAAGTTTGAACCTCTTTTTGAATCTCAAAGCTTTTTTTAATTCTTGTTTTTTCTTTTTGTTCAAAATCAAAAGAGAATGTAAAAATAGGTTGTAAATAGTTTTGTATCCAGTTGTTCTCTTTGAAATCTTCAAGCATCAAACTCATAGTAAAGGCATTTTCTATACTTTCACTATCTCCACTTAAAGAAGAAAAGAGCCCTACTCTATTTTGTAAAGTTTTTAGATTAAGTTCTTTTTTATTATCTAAAAGTACCTTTTCAAAACTTTTTGCAATCTGTGAAGAGTCTTCTAAAGATTTTGATTCATCAAACTTTACTGAAAGTGTGATTCTATCACTATCCATATTTGGAAAAAATTGAAATCTCATACTTGTTGCCATAAAAAAAGTTGCTAAGGGTACAACTATTACAAAAGTTCCAAGAAAAATAAATTTATTATGAATAAGCAGATGAAGAATTTTCTCATAAAATTTATAAACAGGTGCCCAGTTTAACATCTTCTCTTTTGGTTTTAACATGTGTTTTGCATGTATTGGAAGAAATAAAAATGATTCTATTAAAGAGGCAACAATTAATATTGAAACAACAATAGGAATAATACTAATAAAAGAGCCTATTCTTCCAGATAGATATAACATTGGTAAAAAAGCAAAAACAGTTGTTAAAGATGCAACTAATACAGGAGGAAGCATCTCAATAGTTCCTTTATAAACAGCATCTTTTATGCTCTTGCCTTCATCTAAATATCTTTGAATATTTTCACTTACAACAATTGCATCATCAACAATAATACCTATCATAATTAAAACAGCTAAAAGTGATAACATAGAGAGGCTATAACCTGCATAATAAAAAGTAATTACACCTATAATAAATGAGAAAGGAATACCTAGAACTACAACCACAGATATTCTTGGACTAATAAGTACAAACATAGATAATCCAACTAAAACCAATCCAAATGAAATATTTGAGATTACTGTATTTAGTCTCTCTTTAATTGGTTTTGCATCATCATGAATCACTTCAATATTTATATTTTTATGATTTTTTTTGAACTCTTGTAGATATTTTTGAACCTCTTTAGAGAGCTCAATTACATTTGCTTGTTCATCTTTGTAAATATTTAAAGTAATGGAACTTTTACCATTTACCCTTGCAATTGTGTCCTCTTTTGGATAATGAATTTTTATAGTTGCCAAATCAGAAAGATAGAGTTTTTTTGAATTAACTTCTATTAATGAATTTTCCCAAAAATTATCAACTAATTTTTTATCTGTAGTATTTACATAAACATAGTTCCCTTTTTGCTCAATTGAAGCCACAGGGTAGATATATGATAGATTTTGAATTTGTGAAATAAGTGATTTACTATTTATTCCATAAGCATTTAGTTTCTCTTCATCTAAATAGATATCAATTTGTAAATCAGAATCACCACTTATTTGTATCTCATTTATATGGTTAAATTTGAAAATTTCAGTTTTTAAATCTTTAGAGATATCTAAAAGTTCTTTTTCATCATCGCCTGTTAGGGCAATTGTTAACAAAGACATTGTTCTTTTTACAACAGATGCAGTTGGTTCATCCATATCGCTAGGAAGGGAACTTCTAACAACACTTATTGCATCTTTTACATCATTTATTAAATCATTTGGTTCGTAAGAATCTTCTAAATATAAAACAATACTAAAAGAGCCTGAACGAATAGTTGATTCAATCTCTTTTATCCCTACTACGCTCTCAAGTTCATTTTCTATCTCTGTTACAGCAAAAGAGTTCAAACTTGCTGCATTTGCGCCTACATAACTTCCTCTAACAACAATTTGGTTTTCTGCAACAATAGGAAAAACCTCTTTAGGTATCTTTATATATGAACTAATCCCCATGAAAATTAAAAAAATTAGTATTGTGTAGTTTAGCCTAGCATTATCTAGAAAAAAGTGTATTAATCTCTTCATATAGTCTTTCTTTTAATATAGTAAAATTATGGAAATTCTACTATATTAAAATTAACAAATTATTATGCAAATATAAAAATATACTTAAATTATTCTACATAAAATTGCAATTAAAAACTATTGCTTTTTTATATAAATCATATAATTTTATGCATAACCATACAAGGATGAAGATTTATCAGATAAATTATTTACATACGTATTAAATTCATTTGAGTTATTTTCATTATTGAACATCTTCATAATATTACTAAAATTACTTAATTTTAGATCTTCTTCATCATCTTGTGTAGTATTTTTTATAACATCAAATAGCTTTTTTATATTCTCTATAGAATCGTTATTACTAGCTTTAGAATTGGAACTATTTGACTCACTAGTATTACTAATTCCATAATAAGCTTCCATCTCTTCTTTTGATACAACTCCATCTTTGTTTGTATCCATAATATCGTAATCTTCTTCATTTTCGCTACTACTTGATGAAGATGAACCTCCTGGAGCAACTGGAGCTGTTGAACCTGCGGCAATAGAATCAACAGCAGCAGTTAATTCATCTGTGGTAACTGAACCATCACCATCACTATCTAATGCAGTAAATTCTTCACTGGTTAATAAAGATAGTTCATCTTCGCTAAGAATTGAATCTTTGTTTGTATCATAGGCAGAGATTAATTCTGAAACAAAATCACTACTGTTTGTGTTATTGGTTTGAGTGGGTGAATCTGGCATCTGCAAACCAAGATCTGTCAATAAAGAAGCAAACTCTTCTGATGTAGGCATTTCACTATATTCTGAAAGCTTACTATCTATTGCTTTTGTTATTTCACTTTGAGTTAATAAACCATCTGAATCGCTATCCATTAAGCTGAATATATCATCTTCTAAATCAACTTCATCAATACTTAAAGCACCATCACTATTGGTATCATTCCGTCTTAAAGAGTTATCAGAGATTATATTGAGTAGAGATAGCAAGTCTGAATTTTGCGAAGTTATAGTATTCATAATATTCTCCTTCAATTATGAAATTCTATAACTTTTTAGTAAATAAAGGGTAACACTAATTAGTTATCGTTATTGTTACTGTCCATTAATATTTTTAGAGATTGAAATGCATTTTCCATTTGAGTAATAATTACAGTATATGCAGCAAATTGTTCTGACAATTGTTGATATTTAGTATCAATTCTAGTCTCTTCCTCTTCTTTATTATCATTCAAATCATCAATACTACTTTGCACTTTATTTAAAAAAGTTGTTAAAGTACCAGAACTACTGTCTAAATCATCAAGATAGGTACTTAACTTAGTACCAATTCCTTCTTTCTCTGCATACCCAACAAATAACTCTTTTAAATCATCATAGTTATTTGTAACTGCTTCTGCAAGTTCAGAAGCATCAATTTGCATGTATCCACTTGTATCAAAAGAAATTCCATAAACAAAAATATTTTCTTCATCTTCTAATCCATATGAATCAAAAAACATATTTTTAATATCACTTAAAATTGATTTTATTGCGCTTGAATCTGAAATCAAAACATTTCCATCATCATCTGCCGTAGTAGAAGAACTAACCAAATCAACTAATTCATTATAAACTGTTGCCATTTTTGAAATTTGTTCAGTAATGTATGAATCATCATTTGAAATTGATATAGAAGATTTTCCTTCATCAACAGCTGTAATAATAAGTCCATTATTCATTGTAATTTTATTTGAAGACATATTATAACTAATACCGTCAATAGTACCAATAAAGTTTTGTGATGTTTGAATATGACTTTCATCTGCTCCAAATCCTAGATCAATATCTGTCTGAGAAATTGTTACTGCATTTTCTAATCCACTTTCTGAACTTTTAATAACTAATCTATAAGAGTTGTCACTAACTTTTTCTAAAGAAGCATCAAGAGCACTTGTATAATTCAAATTAGTAACTAAATCTTCATATGTCATTTCATCTGTTGTGTCAAAAGTATAACTATCTTCACCAACAGTAATTGTTAATTTTCCAGCCCCAATATATGAAGTTGGATCACTAATTAAGCTAGATTGATAAACATCTTTAGTTGCCAGTTGTGTAACATTGACTACAATTGTCCCAGGATTTAAATTTGATGTGTCAGTAGCATCAAAACTTGCTGAAGTACCTGTTGTAGAAGCAGTAACTTGGTCAAATACATTAGTATCGGATGTATATAAATCAAATCCTTCAACTACAGTCAGTAACTCTGCAATTTTATCTGCAATCTTCTCTGAAGCAGTTAATTCTGCTTCTTTCTTTTCAATACTGTCATCAATAGGGTCTACATATGCTGTAGTTTCAGCTGTTTTTAGCTTTTCAATTAACTCATCATTTAATTCTAAACTGCCTGAACTTCCAAGTCCTAAAATTCCTTCAGCCATAATATATCCTTTACTACATATTTAAAATAGTTTGTAACATTTCATCAACTGCTGTAATTACTTTAGCATTTGCTTCATATGCAGCTTGATATTGCATCAAACTAATCATCTCTGAATCTGGGTCAACTTTTGTTAAATTTTCATAAGTTGTTAACATTGAGTTTAAAACTGCATCTTGAGACTCAGAATTAAAAGAATTATCTTCAACATCTGTTGAAACTCTAACTAATAACTTTTTATAAAATTCATCTAATGATACTGAACTATCATTACCTATTGATAAATTATCATTCCATTGTACTTGTGAAATAGCTTCTAAATCACCCGCTGTTAAAGAAAAAGTACTATTTTTTACATAACTTAAAGTATTTACGCTTGTACCTGTAAATAGTGTTGTACTATTATCTTTAGAATAAGCTTCAACAAATGCCTTTACAAAATCATTTAAGGCACGCTTATATGATAATATTTCAGATGTTTCACTTGTCAAATTTTCAGATAAAGATTTCATTGAACCACCTGATAAATTTAACTCATTATTATAAACTGCAACAGACACATGGTCCAAGGATTCTTGTGAAATTGCATCTTTTTCTAATGTTGCATTATTCACAGTAATTTTTATATCAAAGGCATTATCTTCACCACCTTCAACTCCTTTAATTACAAGATTATTAGAAGAGTCGAGATATGCCTCAACTGAATTAAAAGCAGGATTACTATTTATTGCATCAACAATTTGTTGCTTTAATTCATTTTCTGGTAATCCACTAACATTTGCACTTAATGTTAATGTTGTTGTATTATTAAGTGAAATAGTAATTGTATCTCCATCAGATACATTTGAATCTTCTAATTCTGTAGTTGTATATATGTCTTTTTGTTGAATATACTCTTCATTAATAGATAATTTATGAAAACTAGAAGTATTAAATATTACATTTTCACCTCCAATTTTTAATGTATAATTACCATTTGCTGTACTTACATCAATATCTCCATAATCTGATAACTGACTTTCCAAAGCATCTCTCTTATCAAGAAGATCATTTGTTTCACCTGTTTCAACCATTTTTCTATTTAAATGAACAATTTGTTCTAATATTGAATTTACTTCGTCAACTTGATCCTTTAGTAAAGACAAATTATCATCTTGTAACTCTTCTAAATCAGCATATACACCTTTTATTCCAGTTATAACCATTTGAGCTTGTGTATCAACTTCTGCTTGATAGGTTGATGATGTGGGTTCTCCTCTTAAACTCTCAACAGCAGTAAAGAAATTATTTAAAGTTACTGAAAATCCACTTGTTGCAGTCTCTTTAAAAATCATCTCTGCACTACTTAATGTACTATTTTGTTGAGTATAATAAGTTGAATAACTATTTTGATTCAAAATTTGACTATACAAATATTGACTAGTAGTTCTTATCACACCATCAAAGGATACACCATTCCCTATATTATTCTCTAATGAATTTAATTCACTAGTTTGGATAACTCTTTTTTTATATCCTTTTGTATCCTCATTTGCAATATTATTTGAAGTAACATCAACCCCATATCTTGATGTTTTAAGCCCAGTTTGAGCTATATATAATGAATCCATCATAATGAACTCCTTAATATTTTAAAAGAAGAAAAATAATAAATCATAATCATTTACCTTTCCTTAACTTAAATATTTAACCAAAGACATACTATTTAATCTACTAATCGTAGCATACATTGCTGTATAAGTACTTTCTAAAGCTTTAGCTTCAATTGCAAGAGAAGTTAAATCTGCAGAGGCATATTTTTCTTCTAAGATTTTTAGATTTGTTACTTTACTAGAAACAATATTTGCATATGCATTAATTGTACTTGTTCTTGTTCCAACTAAAGAATGAGCAATGTTTTGTGATTCATATGCATCATTCATTTTATCAATAACATTAGTAAGAACATTTCTTTGCTCAACTTTAGTAATCGTATTTCCATTATTATCTACAAGTCTTAAAGCATTAATTGCATCAGTTAAATCATCAAAAACAGAATGATATACATCAAGATCAACTGTTGATGTGTTTGTTGTAGTAATAGTTCCATCACCATTATCAGTAACAGTAATTGGTGTTGTTGTAGTATCACCATTCATATACAAGCCATCAAAAGTTCCGTCATTGTCTGTATCCATCAATTTCCATTCGTTTTCATCTTTATCTAATATAATTTCATTTGTAGTGAAGGTAAAAGACTCCCCATCACTAGTAATATTAAGTTCAGTTGATGGAGAATCATTTGTTATTGTTATTGTACCATCACCATTATCTACAATAGATATTGGAGTAGTTGATGTATCACCATTCATGTATAAACCATCAAAAGTACCATCAGCAGGAATGGTAGTATCAACAAATTGCCAACTATTCCCATCTTGATCAACAATAGTCTCAGTTGAATCTACAGTGAAAGTTGAACCATATTCATATTTTGCTCCACTACTTACTTCATTATTAACATAATAAAAAGCCTTAATGCCATTAATTCCTTGTGCTGTGTATGTTGCATCTTCAACATTAACTTTTCTTGTCGAATTATCACTTTGATATGATATTACTCCATTTGCATCTTTTATAAAAGGTATCGTACTTGTATTTACGCCTGAAAAAATATATTGTCCATTTACATTAGTATTTGCAAGAGCTAAAAGAGAATTTCTATAATCCTCTAATTGAGTAGCTATAATTTCTCTTTGACTTTGAGCAGTAGTATCATTATTTGCTTCAAGTAAATCACCTATAACTGATTGTGTAGTATTTTTAACTTCTGCCATAGTATCATCACTAATAGTATTAAAAGCTTGACTAAGTGTAATATATTGTGAAATTGCAGTATAGCCATTTTTATCATTTTGAATGTTTAATATTTGACTATATAGAACTGCATTATCACTTCCATACTCTAAAGCCTCTTTTGTACCTAAAGCAGTATTAACTTTAGCATTTCTCTCATCTAGTAATGAAAGATTGTATTTTATTTGAGAAATAGACTTAACCATACTACACTCCTAATTATTATCTCTTTAATTGAATTAAAGTTGTTAACAACTCATCAGCTGTTGTAATTGATTTTGAGTTTGCTTCAAAAGCTCTTTGAAAAACCATAAGATTAACCAAACTTTCACTTAAATCCGCTTTACTTAATTCTAATGTTTTAGCACTAATTAATGTAGAGTTATCATTATTGATTGTATAAATTGGTTTACCACTTGATGTAGTCTCTGCTAAAAGGTTATTACCAATAGCTTTTAACTCAATATTATTAGCAAATTGTGCAATTGCAATTTGACCAACAACATAATCCACTCCATCTTGAGTAATTGTAATAAGACCTGTTTCATCCACATTAAACTCACCAAATGATTCATCTGTAAGACCTAATGAATCAAGTTTTAACTGTAATGAAGTTTTTGAAGTCTCTTGATCAACATTAGAGATTATTTGCATAAATTCTGCACCAGCACCTGTATTCCCACTAAGTTCTAAATCTTTTTCTTTAGTATAAGTTGTTGCCGTTGAATCATCTGTATAACTAATAATACCAGTGAATTCTTCACCTGTTGTTTTTGACTCAATAACAAGTTTTCCATTGATTGTTTTTGCTTCAACAAGTAAACTTAAATCTGGATCTAGATTTATTTGAGAGATTAAATCTGTAACTGCTTCTTTATATGAAACCTCTGTTCCTGTTACACCTTGAGTACTTGTTACAGTATGAACAATTCCATCAATTGTCATACTAAAACTTATTGTATCTCCTGTACCAGCAGTACCATCATCCCATGTTATAAGGTTTCCATCATCATCTGAGACAATATCATTTTGTTCATAAACATCATATTGTTTACCAGCAACAGCATTTCTTAATGCATTCATTGCTGACTCAACAGCACCTTCGCCTGTTCCAGCAACGGCTTCAGTTATATTTACTTTTGTACCTTCAAGTTCAGTCGAATTGGAAAATTCAGAAACATCTCCTATAAGAAAATCTTCTCCAGGATTGATTGAATCTATTCTAATTCTTCCTTCTAAAACATCTGCAATATTTGTTGATGGGTTATTTGATGCATCTACAGTATAAGCTACTAATCCTGTAATATCTGAAATCTTATCAGCTAAGGCTTTATAAGTTGCCGCCCTACTTGCTAAAATATTATACTCTTCATCAGATAAGTCTGCTGCACCATCTCCATCTAAATCTAAACCAGTCATCCCAGCATCATATAGTGCTTCAAGTTCTGCTCTTAATTCTGTATTAGCAGTTGTATTAACATAATCCACTGGATATTTATTTCCATCAATATATACATAAATTTGTTGTTTCTCACCATTTAAAGAACTACTTGTAAGACTTGGAAAATCAATTACACTTGATTGTGCAATTGATGGAGAAGAAGTTGCATTTGGATTTTCTGCATAATCTTCTAAAGCACTAGTATATTTAGTAATAAGTTGCTCAATATCAGAGATTTTAGATGATTTTGATTTTATACCTGAACCTGTAAGCTCTAAAGAGTCACTTTTTGCACTAGTTTGATAA comes from the Halarcobacter ebronensis genome and includes:
- a CDS encoding flagellar hook-basal body complex protein; its protein translation is MIGALWTGISGLSAAQAAIDNESNNIANVNTVGYKASRVSFADLMYQDSIGKGATVTSAEKQYVQGSLNLTGSNYDLALNGDGFFVVSNVNATGTSETYYTRAGNLRMGDNGTLQDANGYEVQGWAMSTLDPTSDVISTNKNWTSFNDNFTEIAGNQIIKFSNKIETYAAKMTDYQTSAKSDSLELTGSGIKSKSSKISDIEQLITKYTSALEDYAENPNATSSPSIAQSSVIDFPSLTSSSLNGEKQQIYVYIDGNKYPVDYVNTTANTELRAELEALYDAGMTGLDLDGDGAADLSDEEYNILASRAATYKALADKISDITGLVAYTVDASNNPSTNIADVLEGRIRIDSINPGEDFLIGDVSEFSNSTELEGTKVNITEAVAGTGEGAVESAMNALRNAVAGKQYDVYEQNDIVSDDDGNLITWDDGTAGTGDTISFSMTIDGIVHTVTSTQGVTGTEVSYKEAVTDLISQINLDPDLSLLVEAKTINGKLVIESKTTGEEFTGIISYTDDSTATTYTKEKDLELSGNTGAGAEFMQIISNVDQETSKTSLQLKLDSLGLTDESFGEFNVDETGLITITQDGVDYVVGQIAIAQFANNIELKAIGNNLLAETTSSGKPIYTINNDNSTLISAKTLELSKADLSESLVNLMVFQRAFEANSKSITTADELLTTLIQLKR